In Glycine max cultivar Williams 82 chromosome 7, Glycine_max_v4.0, whole genome shotgun sequence, a single window of DNA contains:
- the LOC100778723 gene encoding putative branched-chain-amino-acid aminotransferase 7 — translation MSPPSMLGNRKDGSEIAVAENYADINWDELGFSLVPTDYMYVMKCAKGDKFSQGSIVPFGNIEISPSAGILNYGQGLFEGLKAHRTEDGHVLLFRPDENAQRMKRGADRLCMPSPSPGQFVNAVKQIVIANKRWVPPPGKGSLYIRPLLIGTGALLGVAPAPEYTFLIYCSPVGSYQKGALNLKVEDKLYRAISGCGGTGGIKSVTNYAPVYTAMADAKANGFSDVLFLDSATGKHIEEASACNVFVLKDNAISTPAIDGTILPGITRKSIIDIAIDLGYQVMERSVSVEEMLGADEMFCTGTAVVVNSVASVTYKETRVDYKTGPATLSSKLRKTLVGIQTGCLEDKKSWTVRVDSTI, via the exons ATGTCTCCCCCTTCTATGTTAGGCAACCGCAAAGACGGTTCTGAAAT TGCTGTTGCGGAAAACTATGCTGACATTAATTGGGATGAGCTTGGATTTAGTCTAGTTCCAACAGATTACATGTATGTCATGAAATGTGCAAAAGGAGATAAGTTTTCACAAGGATCCATCGTTCCATTTGGAAACATAGAGATCAGCCCTTCTGCTGGAATCTTAAATTATGGACAG GGACTCTTTGAGGGGCTAAAAGCACATAGAACTGAAGATGGGCATGTACTTTTATTTCGACCAGATGAGAATGCTCAACGCATGAAACGAGGTGCAGATAGATTGTGTATGCCATCCCCATCTCCTGGCCAATTTGTTAATGCTGTAAAGCAGATAGTTATTGCCAACAAACGTTGG GTGCCTCCACCAGGGAAAGGGTCACTATATATTAGGCCATTGCTGATAGGAACAGGAGCATTGTTAGGGGTGGCACCTGCCCCTGAGTATAcatttcttatttattgttCTCCAGTTGGCAGCTACCAGAAG ggTGCACTAAATTTAAAGGTTGAGGATAAACTATATAGAGCAATATCTGGCTGTGGTGGAACTGGAGGGATCAAAAGTGTCACCAATTATGCCCCT GTTTATACTGCAATGGCTGATGCAAAGGCCAACGGATTCTCTGATGTGCTGTTCTTAGACTCAGCAACTGGAAAACATATAGAGGAGGCCTCAGCATGCAATGTATTTGTTTTGAAG GACAATGCTATCTCCACTCCTGCAATAGATGGAACCATCCTACCTGGTATCACCCGAAAATCCATCATTGACATTGCCATTGATTTGGGTTATCag GTCATGGAACGTTCCGTATCAGTGGAGGAGATGCTAGGTGCTGATGAAATGTTCTGCACTGGAACTGCAGTTGTTGTCAACTCTGTTGCATCTGTAACTTATAAGGAAACAAG GGTGGATTACAAAACAGGCCCAGCAACATTGTCCTCAAAACTACGGAAAACACTTGTTGGAATTCAAACAGGGTGTCTTGAGGACAAAAAATCATGGACAGTCCGAGTAGATTCAACAATATAG